One Elaeis guineensis isolate ETL-2024a chromosome 10, EG11, whole genome shotgun sequence genomic window carries:
- the LOC105052552 gene encoding probable ethylene response sensor 1 — MEGCDCIEPQWPGDELLVKYQYISDFFIALAYFSIPLELIYFVKKSSFFPYRWVLIQFGAFIVLCGATHLINLWTFTMHSKALALVMAMAKVSTAVVSCATALMLVHIIPDLLSVKTRELFLKNKTEELNREMHLIRTQEETGRHVRMLAHEIRSTLDRHTILNTTLVELGKTLGLAECALWMPSRSGLNLQLSHTLNHQIPLGSVVSINLPIVNQVFSSNRAMRIQHTCPLARIRSRTGRYVPPEVVAVRVPLLHHSNFQINDWPELSAKSYAIMVLILPSDSARKWHVYELELVEVVADQVAVALSHAAILEESMRARALLMEQNVALDLARREAEMAIRARNDFLAVMNHEMRTPMHAIIALSSLLLETELTPEQRLMVETVLKSGNLLATLINDVLDLSKLEDGSLELESATFNLHSVFREAINLIKPIAVVKQLLVSVTLAPDLPLCAIGDEKRLLQTLLNIAGNAVKFTKEGHISITASVAKPDSLREPRASEFYPIASDRHFYLHVQVKDTGCGISPQDLPRLFTTFAHSQTGSSKGFSGSGLGLAICKRFINLMGGHIWLESEGVGKGCTATFMVKLGVCENSNGHLQQIMRVSRSDNGEADISGARAFFKDENGLVPSRLRYQQSV, encoded by the exons ATGGAGGGCTGTGACTGCATTGAGCCTCAATGGCCTGGAGATGAGCTTTTGGTGAAGTATCAGTATATATCGGACTTCTTTATAGCGCTTGCCTATTTCTCTATACCGCTCGAGCTCATTTATTTTGTGAAGAAGTCTTCATTCTTCCCATATAGGTGGGTGTTGATACAGTTTGGTGCTTTCATTGTTCTTTGTGGAGCAACCCACTTAATTAATTTGTGGACTTTCACAATGCATTCGAAAGCACTTGCCTTGGTAATGGCAATGGCAAAAGTGTCGACTGCGGTTGTGTCTTGTGCAACCGCGTTGATGCTTGTGCATATAATTCCTGATCTGTTGAGTGTGAAAACAAGGGAGCTTTTCCTGAAGAATAAGACTGAGGAGCTTAATAGGGAGATGCACCTCATAAGAACACAGGAAGAGACAGGAAGGCATGTCAGAATGCTGGCGCATGAAATCAGAAGCACACTTGACAGGCATACTATATTGAATACTACGCTTGTTGAGCTAGGGAAGACTTTAGGTTTGGCAGAATGTGCACTGTGGATGCCATCCCGTAGTGGTTTAAATCTTCAGCTTTCTCACACTCTAAACCACCAAATACCTCTTGGATCTGTGGTGTCTATTAACCTACCTATTGTCAATCAAGTTTTCAGTAGTAACCGTGCAATGAGGATTCAGCATACGTGTCCATTAGCAAGGATCCGATCACGTACAGGAAGATATGTGCCACCAGAAGTTGTTGCTGTCCGAGTACCACTATTACATCATTCAAATTTCCAAATAAATGATTGGCCTGAGCTGTCTGCAAAGAGCTATGCAATAATGGTTTTGATACTCCCATCAGATAGTGCAAGAAAGTGGCATGTTTACGAACTGGAGCTTGTTGAGGTGGTTGCTGATCAG GTAGCAGTTGCACTTTCTCATGCTGCCATTTTAGAAGAGTCTATGCGGGCACGTGCTCTACTCATGGAGCAAAATGTGGCTTTAGATTTAGCTCGTCGGGAGGCAGAAATGGCGATTCGTGCTCGCAATGATTTTCTAGCTGTCATGAATCATGAAATGCGGACTCCGATGCATGCAATTATTGCTCTGTCATCCCTGCTTCTGGAAACTGAGCTAACTCCAGAGCAGCGCTTGATGGTGGAAACTGTATTAAAGAGTGGCAACCTTCTAGCAACACTCATCAATGATGTTTTAGATCTTTCTAAGCTTGAGGATGGGAGCCTTGAGTTGGAGAGTGCAACTTTCAATCTTCATTCTGTTTTCAGAgag gccattaatttgatcaaaccaatAGCAGTTGTAAAGCAGCTCTTGGTATCGGTTACACTCGCACCTGACTTGCCTTTGTGTGCCATTGGTGATGAAAAGCGGCTTTTGCAAACACTTTTAAATATTGCTGGTAATGCTGTCAAGTTTACGAAGGAGGGCCACATATCAATTACAGCTTCTGTTGCCAAACCAGATTCTCTAAGAGAGCCTCGAGCTTCTGAATTTTATCCAATTGCTAGTGATAGGCACTTCTACTTGCATGTGCAG GTGAAGGATACTGGTTGTGGAATCAGTCCCCAAGATTTACCACGCCTCTTTACCACATTTGCACACTCTCAGACTGGATCAAGCAAAGGTTTTAGTGGAAGCGGACTTGGGCTTGCCATTTGTAAGag GTTCATAAATCTCATGGGAGGACACATCTGGCTTGAGAGTGAAGGTGTGGGGAAAGGTTGCACTGCAACATTTATGGTGAAACTCGGCGTCTGTGAAAATTCGAATGGTCATCTTCAACAAATTATGCGAGTGAGTAGGTCAGATAATGGAGAAGCAGATATTTCTGGCGCTAGAGCATTCTTTAAAGATGAGAATGGGTTGGTGCCCTCCAGGCTTCGATACCAGCAAAGTGTATAG